The Clostridium sp. DL-VIII DNA window AGTTTTTTTAAGCTTATTGCTCATCTCTTCTCTAGTCAAATCATACACTTCTTTAGTATTGGTAATTAAACAGGTTGTCTTCTTTGTCACAGAACTCCCTACTGCTCCCCCAAGCTTTTTTACTAGCCCTATTGCCTCATCTCTTGTCATAGAGGCTAAACCACCTGTAAATACAACGACTTCATTTTCAAAGTTGATATAATTGAGATATTTCCCTGTTTCTTCATTTTTCTTTGACGGACACCTGATTGATCTACTTATGATTCTTCCTTTTGTTGACGAGGGTATGTATCCATTTTTATCAACACTTCCTAAAGTTACTCCAGTCATTATTGATATTTCATTAATATCTTTTGTTCCTAATTCTTCTGCTATGTTAATCAGAATATTAGCACAAGCTATTGCATCAGCTAAAGCATCATGATGTTTAAATTCAAAACCTAAGAATTTATTTACCGTATTAAGCCTTGCATTATCAAGTTCGCTATAAAAATTTCTAGAAAGCTTCATTGTACATATATACTGAAAGCTTGGTGCTTTTATATTATAAAGTTCTAATGTATTTCTTAATACTGATATATCAAATGATGCATTATGGGCTATAACTAAATTATCATTGAAATAATGCTTAATTTTCTCCCATACTTTATCAAATTCCAATTCATCTCGAACCGTACTTGG harbors:
- a CDS encoding exonuclease domain-containing protein; the protein is MNFVSIDFETANEKRNSPCSIGIVVIENGKMIEKVHYLIKPKEMRFMPINIGIHGIRPSTVRDELEFDKVWEKIKHYFNDNLVIAHNASFDISVLRNTLELYNIKAPSFQYICTMKLSRNFYSELDNARLNTVNKFLGFEFKHHDALADAIACANILINIAEELGTKDINEISIMTGVTLGSVDKNGYIPSSTKGRIISRSIRCPSKKNEETGKYLNYINFENEVVVFTGGLASMTRDEAIGLVKKLGGAVGSSVTKKTTCLITNTKEVYDLTREEMSNKLKKTMDLKKKGQDIRILNEEEFLKLCFN